A region from the Dinoroseobacter shibae DFL 12 = DSM 16493 genome encodes:
- the ubiE gene encoding bifunctional demethylmenaquinone methyltransferase/2-methoxy-6-polyprenyl-1,4-benzoquinol methylase UbiE has product MTESTDKTTHFGYQTVREDDKAGLVQGVFTNVASKYDIMNDLMSGGLHRVWKDAMMDWLAPRAAQRLLDVAGGTGDIAFRFLKRAPEAEAVVLDLTESMLIAGRQRAEAEALDARLNWLVGDAMALPFADNSFDVYTISFGIRNVTRIPDALAEAYRVLRPGGRLMVLEFSQLPNPGLQKAYDLYSFNVIPPMGKVVTNDRDSYQYLVESIRRFPDQESFASMIRTAGFDQVKYRNLTFGVAALHSGWKL; this is encoded by the coding sequence ATGACCGAAAGTACCGACAAAACCACGCATTTCGGCTACCAGACCGTGCGCGAAGACGACAAGGCCGGCTTGGTCCAAGGCGTTTTCACCAATGTGGCTTCGAAATACGACATCATGAACGACCTGATGTCCGGAGGGCTGCACCGGGTCTGGAAGGATGCGATGATGGACTGGCTCGCCCCGCGGGCCGCTCAGCGGCTGCTCGACGTGGCGGGCGGGACCGGGGACATCGCGTTTCGCTTCCTGAAGCGCGCACCCGAGGCCGAGGCGGTGGTGCTCGACCTGACCGAGAGCATGTTGATTGCCGGACGCCAGCGGGCGGAGGCCGAAGCGCTGGACGCCCGGCTGAATTGGCTGGTCGGCGATGCCATGGCCTTGCCTTTCGCGGATAACAGCTTTGATGTCTACACGATCAGTTTCGGTATCCGGAACGTGACCCGCATCCCGGATGCCCTGGCCGAAGCCTACCGCGTGCTCCGCCCCGGTGGGCGCCTGATGGTCCTCGAATTCAGCCAGTTGCCCAACCCCGGGTTGCAGAAGGCCTACGATCTCTATTCCTTCAACGTGATCCCGCCCATGGGCAAGGTCGTCACCAATGATCGCGACAGCTACCAGTACCTCGTGGAATCGATCCGCCGGTTCCCCGACCAGGAGAGCTTCGCGTCCATGATCCGCACCGCCGGATTCGATCAGGTCAAGTATCGCAATCTGACCTTCGGGGTGGCTGCGCTCCATTCCGGCTGGAAGCTCTAG
- the mutM gene encoding bifunctional DNA-formamidopyrimidine glycosylase/DNA-(apurinic or apyrimidinic site) lyase, with protein MPELPEVETVRRGLEPVMTGQRIIEADIRRPDLRWPLPANMQTRLEGKRILRLARRSKYILAELDSGETLIIHLGMSGRILIHGGQAPGAFHHALPSLEKHDHVVLDFDTGARVVFNDARRFGAMDLCETTEIDQHPMLATLGPEPLGNAFHEAYLTTRLKGRMTPIKSALLDQKVVAGLGNIYVCEALFQAGISPLRKAGRVSETRIASLVPIIRTVLGDAIEAGGSSLRDYRQTDGDLGYFQHRFRVYDRENAPCVTAGCPDVVRRVVQSGRSSFYCPSCQR; from the coding sequence ATGCCCGAACTTCCAGAGGTCGAAACCGTGCGCCGCGGGCTGGAACCCGTGATGACCGGGCAGCGGATCATCGAAGCCGATATTCGCCGCCCGGACTTGCGTTGGCCTCTCCCCGCGAACATGCAGACACGTCTCGAAGGCAAGCGGATTCTGCGGCTGGCGCGACGATCGAAGTATATTCTGGCCGAGCTCGACAGTGGCGAGACCCTCATCATCCATCTTGGCATGTCGGGGCGGATCCTGATCCATGGCGGGCAGGCTCCGGGAGCATTTCATCACGCTTTGCCCTCGCTGGAAAAACACGATCACGTAGTGCTGGATTTCGACACGGGCGCACGGGTGGTCTTCAACGACGCGCGCCGCTTCGGAGCCATGGACTTGTGCGAAACCACCGAGATCGACCAACACCCGATGCTGGCAACACTTGGCCCCGAGCCCTTGGGAAACGCGTTCCACGAAGCCTACCTGACCACGCGACTGAAGGGTCGGATGACACCGATCAAGTCCGCGCTTCTCGACCAGAAGGTCGTCGCAGGCCTCGGCAACATCTATGTGTGCGAAGCGTTGTTCCAAGCCGGTATCTCGCCCCTGAGAAAGGCGGGACGGGTTTCGGAAACCCGCATCGCATCTCTCGTGCCGATCATCCGCACGGTTCTGGGCGACGCGATCGAGGCAGGGGGATCCTCTTTACGCGATTACCGGCAAACGGACGGTGATCTGGGCTATTTTCAGCACCGGTTCCGGGTTTACGACCGTGAAAACGCCCCCTGCGTCACGGCGGGTTGCCCAGATGTTGTGCGCCGCGTGGTGCAGTCTGGCAGATCGTCGTTCTACTGTCCGAGCTGCCAAAGATAG
- a CDS encoding enoyl-CoA hydratase, translated as MAYNTLIVEIEDHVALIRLNRPDALNALNTELLGELAKALRSAEENEKVRCIILTGSEKAFAAGADIKEMSEKTFVEVFSSDLFGPEVERLLNCRKPIIAAVSGYALGGGCEIAMMCDFIIASETAKFGQPEINLGVVAGIGGTQRLTRFVGKSKAMDMHLTGRFMDAEEAERSGLVSRVVPTKKLMEEAMGAAQKIAEKSVLTSMAVKEAVNRSYETTLREGLLFERRLFHAMFATEDQTEGMGAFLEKREPQFRDK; from the coding sequence ATGGCCTACAACACGCTGATCGTCGAAATTGAAGATCACGTCGCCTTGATCCGTCTGAACCGGCCGGATGCGCTGAATGCTTTGAATACCGAGCTTTTGGGAGAACTCGCCAAGGCGCTGCGGAGCGCGGAGGAAAATGAAAAAGTCCGCTGCATCATCCTGACAGGCTCGGAGAAGGCCTTTGCGGCGGGGGCGGATATCAAGGAGATGTCCGAGAAAACCTTTGTCGAGGTGTTCAGCAGCGATCTGTTCGGCCCGGAAGTGGAGCGCCTGCTCAACTGTCGCAAACCGATTATCGCAGCCGTTTCGGGATATGCGCTGGGCGGTGGCTGCGAGATCGCGATGATGTGCGACTTCATCATCGCATCCGAGACCGCTAAGTTTGGACAGCCGGAAATCAACCTTGGCGTGGTGGCCGGGATCGGCGGCACTCAGCGGCTGACCCGCTTTGTCGGGAAATCCAAGGCGATGGACATGCACCTGACAGGGCGGTTCATGGACGCAGAGGAAGCGGAGCGATCCGGTCTCGTCAGCCGCGTGGTCCCAACCAAAAAGCTCATGGAAGAAGCCATGGGCGCCGCGCAGAAAATCGCGGAGAAATCCGTGCTCACCTCCATGGCCGTAAAGGAAGCCGTCAACCGATCCTATGAGACGACCCTGCGCGAAGGGCTTCTGTTCGAGCGCCGGCTCTTTCATGCGATGTTCGCCACGGAAGACCAAACCGAAGGGATGGGCGCCTTCCTTGAGAAGCGCGAACCGCAGTTCCGCGACAAGTAA
- the rpsT gene encoding 30S ribosomal protein S20 produces the protein MANSPQAKKRARQNERRAEVNKARRSRIRTFLRKVEEAIASGDSSAAADALRSAQPELMRGVTKGILHKNTASRKMSRLSKRVKALSA, from the coding sequence ATGGCCAACTCGCCTCAGGCAAAAAAGCGAGCGCGCCAGAACGAGCGCCGCGCTGAAGTCAACAAAGCGCGCCGGTCGCGCATCCGTACATTCCTGCGCAAGGTCGAGGAAGCGATCGCAAGTGGTGACTCTTCCGCTGCTGCAGACGCTCTCCGCAGTGCGCAGCCTGAGCTGATGCGCGGCGTGACCAAGGGTATTCTGCACAAGAATACTGCGTCCCGTAAGATGTCGCGTTTGTCCAAGCGCGTGAAGGCCCTGAGCGCCTGA
- a CDS encoding sulfurtransferase: MSAGVSAGVGEVLPRDAWDILQHTKDAVLVDVRSSAEWTFVGKPDLDQLGKGVLFVEWASFPGMTPNPSFTDDLSKALEGAAPSHLFFMCRSGVRSLNAARAMSQVFTARGEQVACINVQEGFEGDLDAQKHRGGKSGWKARGLPWKQS; this comes from the coding sequence ATGAGCGCGGGCGTCTCGGCCGGCGTCGGAGAGGTATTGCCTCGTGACGCTTGGGATATACTACAGCACACGAAAGACGCGGTACTGGTCGATGTCAGATCATCGGCCGAATGGACTTTCGTGGGCAAGCCCGATCTCGACCAGTTGGGGAAAGGTGTCCTGTTCGTCGAATGGGCCAGCTTTCCCGGCATGACCCCAAATCCGAGTTTCACAGACGACCTGTCGAAGGCCTTGGAAGGTGCTGCTCCTTCCCATCTCTTCTTCATGTGCAGGTCAGGCGTCCGGTCGCTGAATGCGGCCCGGGCGATGTCGCAAGTCTTCACCGCGCGCGGTGAGCAGGTGGCTTGCATCAATGTGCAAGAGGGTTTCGAGGGAGACCTGGACGCACAAAAGCACCGGGGAGGCAAATCCGGTTGGAAGGCGCGTGGACTGCCGTGGAAGCAGTCATAA
- the dnaA gene encoding chromosomal replication initiator protein DnaA: protein MTEDTWGSVQNDLLKTVGQNNYLTWIEPLKFADCRGGVVRFEAPSSFVGNWVARNYREDILHHLVSAGVEVKRIEFDVAKLAQAARQVRPKGTERTMTPSPGDVAMDKPVPSASLQSAPLDPRLTFSNFVVGKPNELAHASARRVAEGGPVSFNPLFLYGGVGLGKTHLMHAIAWEAQARNPGLKVLYLSAEQFMYRFVRALRDRNTMEFKELFRSVDLLMVDDVQFIAGKDSTQDEFFHTFNALVDQNKQIIISADRAPGEIDGLEDRIKSRLSCGLVVDIHPTDYELRLGVLQQRLQDQIAAGETIAVEDGVLECLAQRISTNVRVLEGALNRLIAFSDLVGRRITLDLAHEALSDLIRAHDKKVTVDEIMQAVAKYYNLRMTDLLGPRRTRTIARPRQLAMYLAKTLTTRSLPEIGRRFGGRDHTTVIHAVKRIEALCDSDPQISEDVRSLLRTLEN, encoded by the coding sequence ATGACAGAAGACACTTGGGGGAGTGTTCAAAATGATCTGCTTAAAACCGTCGGGCAAAACAACTATCTTACTTGGATCGAGCCTCTGAAGTTTGCGGATTGCAGAGGTGGCGTTGTACGATTTGAAGCACCCAGCAGCTTTGTTGGGAACTGGGTGGCGCGCAACTATCGTGAGGACATTTTGCATCATCTCGTCTCTGCGGGAGTCGAGGTGAAGCGGATCGAATTCGATGTGGCGAAGCTTGCACAGGCCGCACGTCAGGTGCGGCCCAAGGGCACCGAGCGCACCATGACCCCATCGCCAGGGGACGTGGCCATGGACAAGCCCGTACCGTCGGCTTCACTACAGAGCGCGCCACTGGATCCGCGTTTGACCTTCAGCAACTTTGTGGTCGGAAAACCGAACGAGCTCGCGCACGCCTCGGCCCGTCGTGTTGCCGAGGGCGGGCCGGTCTCGTTCAACCCGCTGTTCCTCTATGGCGGGGTCGGTCTGGGCAAGACGCACCTGATGCATGCGATTGCCTGGGAAGCGCAAGCGCGCAACCCAGGGTTGAAAGTCCTGTATTTGTCGGCCGAGCAGTTCATGTACCGGTTCGTGCGTGCCCTGCGGGATCGTAACACCATGGAGTTCAAGGAACTGTTCCGGTCCGTGGACCTGTTGATGGTGGATGACGTGCAGTTCATCGCCGGTAAGGACAGCACTCAGGACGAGTTCTTCCACACGTTCAATGCTTTGGTCGACCAGAACAAGCAGATAATCATCTCGGCGGATCGCGCGCCGGGAGAGATCGATGGTCTCGAAGATCGGATCAAGTCGCGGCTGTCTTGTGGTCTGGTGGTCGACATCCATCCAACAGACTACGAATTGCGACTGGGCGTTCTCCAGCAACGTCTGCAGGACCAGATTGCGGCTGGCGAGACCATCGCGGTGGAGGATGGCGTTCTGGAATGCCTCGCCCAGCGCATTTCAACGAACGTCCGCGTACTCGAGGGTGCGCTCAACAGGTTGATCGCGTTTTCGGACCTTGTTGGCCGCCGGATCACGCTCGACCTTGCGCATGAAGCCCTGTCGGACCTGATCAGAGCCCACGACAAGAAGGTAACGGTGGACGAGATCATGCAGGCGGTAGCGAAGTACTACAATCTGCGCATGACCGATCTTCTGGGCCCCCGCCGGACCCGTACGATTGCCCGCCCGCGGCAACTAGCGATGTATCTGGCCAAGACGCTGACAACCCGGTCCCTGCCCGAGATCGGGCGACGGTTCGGGGGGCGCGACCACACCACGGTCATTCATGCGGTCAAGCGCATCGAAGCCCTGTGCGACAGTGACCCCCAGATTTCCGAAGATGTCCGGTCGCTTTTGCGCACGTTGGAAAACTGA
- the dnaN gene encoding DNA polymerase III subunit beta yields the protein MKISIERATLLRAVSQAQSVVERRNTIPILANVLIEAEGDSVSFRATDLDIEVVDRVTAQVERAGATTVPAVTLHEIVRKLPDGALVALTHDTAKGRLEVSAGRSNFSLATLPREDFPVMTTTEYTCNFAAPAPVLRRLFDKSKFAISTEETRYYLNGVYMHVADGENGRSLRCVATDGHRLARIDADLPDAAEGMPGVIVPRKTVGELRKLLEDDEAQIAVSVSETKIRFATPEITLTSKVIDGTFPDYTRVIPVSNSRKLEVDASEFAKAVDRVATVSSERSRAVKLALDEDRLILSVNAPDSGAAEEELAVAYGDERLEIGFNAKYLLEIASQVDRENAVFLFNSAADPTMMREGSDSSAIYVVMPMRV from the coding sequence ATGAAAATTAGTATCGAACGGGCCACGCTGCTGCGGGCTGTAAGTCAGGCACAGTCGGTCGTGGAGCGGCGGAACACGATCCCCATCCTGGCCAATGTTCTGATCGAGGCCGAGGGCGATTCCGTGAGCTTTCGCGCGACGGACCTCGACATCGAAGTCGTGGACCGCGTCACGGCACAGGTGGAGCGCGCCGGCGCGACCACCGTCCCCGCGGTAACCCTGCACGAAATCGTACGCAAGCTGCCCGATGGCGCCTTGGTCGCCCTGACCCATGATACGGCCAAAGGGAGGCTGGAAGTGTCAGCGGGGCGGTCGAACTTCTCGCTGGCGACTTTGCCGCGCGAAGACTTTCCCGTGATGACCACGACGGAATATACCTGCAACTTCGCGGCCCCTGCCCCCGTCCTGCGTCGCTTGTTCGACAAGTCGAAATTCGCGATCTCCACCGAAGAGACACGGTATTACCTTAACGGTGTATACATGCATGTCGCGGACGGCGAAAACGGACGCAGCCTGCGTTGTGTGGCAACCGATGGCCACCGGCTGGCGCGGATCGATGCGGATCTGCCCGACGCTGCCGAGGGGATGCCGGGTGTCATCGTACCCCGAAAGACCGTGGGCGAGTTGCGCAAGCTTCTCGAGGATGACGAAGCCCAGATCGCGGTCTCGGTTTCGGAGACGAAGATCCGCTTTGCCACCCCTGAGATCACCCTGACGTCCAAGGTGATTGACGGCACGTTCCCGGATTACACGCGTGTGATCCCTGTGTCGAACTCCCGCAAGCTCGAAGTTGATGCGTCCGAATTCGCCAAGGCCGTTGACCGGGTGGCGACCGTAAGTTCGGAAAGGTCACGCGCCGTGAAGCTCGCCCTAGACGAGGATCGTCTGATCCTTTCGGTCAATGCGCCCGACAGCGGCGCCGCGGAAGAAGAACTCGCAGTCGCTTACGGAGATGAACGCTTGGAGATCGGCTTCAACGCCAAGTATCTGCTCGAGATTGCAAGCCAGGTCGACCGCGAAAACGCGGTCTTCCTGTTCAACTCGGCTGCCGACCCGACCATGATGCGCGAAGGCAGCGATTCCTCGGCCATCTACGTGGTCATGCCGATGCGGGTGTGA
- the recF gene encoding DNA replication/repair protein RecF (All proteins in this family for which functions are known are DNA-binding proteins that assist the filamentation of RecA onto DNA for the initiation of recombination or recombinational repair.), with the protein MTGVAVTSLSLSHFRSHTHLTLSLDERPVVLHGPNGIGKTNVLEALSFLSPGRGLRRAKTEAVGQSEAGLGWRVSALVKSGGREREVMTRSDAGASRTVQLDGKPVPQMALAELVPMVWLVPAMDRLWIEAAEGRRKFLDRMTLNFVTTHGRDVLAYERAMRDRNRLLKDGVRDPHWYHALEAQMAEAGARITQNRQRCLSEIEAAQADATTAFPFAGLQIEAHDGRAPLRTKGEIENTLRCNRYMDQTAGRTLDGPHRDDLAAVYVSKGTPARDCSTGEQKALLISLILSMSRAVKSLVGQAPLVLLDEVAAHLDQERQRALYDEICALGAQAWMTGTGAELFQPLGERAQFIALPLDGT; encoded by the coding sequence GTGACCGGGGTCGCTGTCACATCCCTGTCCCTATCGCATTTTCGATCCCATACACATCTGACCTTGTCTCTGGATGAGAGGCCGGTTGTACTGCATGGTCCGAACGGGATCGGTAAGACAAACGTCCTGGAGGCACTGAGCTTTTTGTCCCCTGGGCGCGGCCTGCGGCGAGCGAAGACAGAGGCAGTTGGCCAGTCGGAGGCCGGTCTCGGATGGCGGGTCTCGGCTCTTGTGAAATCCGGCGGTCGCGAAAGGGAGGTTATGACTCGCAGCGATGCGGGCGCCTCCAGAACGGTTCAGTTGGATGGCAAACCGGTTCCTCAAATGGCGCTCGCGGAACTCGTTCCAATGGTCTGGTTGGTACCTGCCATGGACAGGTTGTGGATCGAAGCTGCCGAAGGCCGTCGGAAATTTCTCGACCGCATGACCCTGAATTTCGTGACAACTCATGGGCGCGATGTTCTGGCATATGAAAGGGCCATGCGGGACAGGAACCGGCTCTTGAAGGATGGAGTGCGAGATCCTCACTGGTACCATGCGCTCGAGGCGCAGATGGCCGAAGCGGGCGCGCGCATTACGCAGAACCGGCAAAGATGTCTTTCCGAAATCGAAGCGGCCCAGGCCGACGCAACGACCGCGTTCCCATTCGCAGGGTTGCAAATCGAGGCGCATGACGGGCGCGCACCGCTCAGAACCAAAGGCGAGATCGAAAATACGCTTCGATGTAACCGGTACATGGACCAGACGGCCGGGCGTACCCTGGACGGTCCCCATCGCGACGATCTTGCCGCGGTCTATGTTTCCAAGGGTACGCCTGCGCGGGACTGCTCGACGGGAGAGCAGAAAGCCCTTCTGATTTCGCTTATCCTGTCCATGTCGCGGGCCGTAAAAAGCCTTGTTGGGCAAGCGCCCCTCGTTTTACTGGACGAGGTCGCCGCGCACCTGGATCAGGAGCGTCAGCGTGCGCTTTATGATGAGATCTGCGCTCTAGGCGCGCAAGCCTGGATGACCGGGACGGGCGCGGAGCTGTTTCAGCCCCTGGGAGAGCGGGCGCAGTTCATCGCTCTGCCACTCGACGGGACTTAG
- a CDS encoding flagellar basal body P-ring protein FlgI, with protein sequence MTRLFLAIFMSLNLAATAMATPIRLKDLVEFDGVRGNDLVGYGLVVGLNGTGDGIRNAPFTEEILGNILERLGVNVSGEQFRPKNVAAVIVTAELPPFARVGSQIDVTVSAIGDAKSLLGGTLIMTPMNAADGEIYAVAQGTIIAGGEAVAGGNEEIVTGVPTAGVIPAGARVEQEVDFVFGDLTSLRLALRAPDFTTAGRIESAINEFFDRQVALMLDSGTVEIDISRTRLRSAAHAIGRIENLLIEPELRARVVVDQRSGTIVMGENVRVSRVAVSQGNLTLRIEDQPVIAVPNPFSRGDTIVVPRQVVTMEEEPGIGLAEVKEGTNLSEVISGLNALGVSPRDMIDILKSIKAAGALHAEFVVR encoded by the coding sequence ATGACCCGGCTTTTCCTCGCAATCTTCATGAGCCTGAACCTGGCCGCTACTGCGATGGCGACCCCGATCCGGCTCAAGGATCTGGTGGAGTTCGATGGCGTTCGCGGGAACGACCTGGTGGGCTACGGGCTCGTGGTGGGTCTCAACGGCACCGGCGACGGGATCCGCAACGCGCCCTTCACCGAAGAAATCCTCGGAAATATCCTCGAACGGCTTGGTGTCAACGTGTCGGGTGAGCAGTTTCGTCCCAAGAATGTCGCCGCGGTTATCGTGACCGCTGAACTCCCGCCCTTCGCGCGTGTCGGCAGCCAGATCGACGTCACCGTGTCCGCGATCGGTGACGCCAAGAGCTTGCTTGGGGGGACATTGATCATGACCCCCATGAACGCGGCAGATGGTGAGATTTATGCAGTGGCCCAAGGGACCATCATCGCGGGTGGCGAGGCGGTTGCCGGTGGCAACGAGGAAATCGTGACCGGCGTTCCGACCGCCGGGGTGATCCCCGCAGGCGCGCGTGTAGAGCAGGAAGTGGACTTTGTCTTTGGTGATCTGACCTCACTGCGGCTTGCTTTGCGGGCCCCTGATTTCACGACAGCCGGACGTATCGAAAGTGCGATCAACGAATTCTTCGACAGGCAGGTGGCCTTGATGCTGGATTCCGGAACGGTGGAAATCGACATCTCCAGGACGCGGTTGCGCTCGGCAGCCCACGCCATTGGGCGGATCGAGAACCTGCTGATAGAGCCTGAACTGCGCGCGCGGGTCGTTGTCGACCAGCGTTCGGGCACCATCGTGATGGGAGAAAATGTGCGGGTCTCGCGTGTCGCGGTATCCCAAGGAAATCTTACGCTGCGGATCGAGGATCAGCCTGTCATTGCGGTACCCAACCCATTCTCAAGGGGGGACACGATTGTGGTCCCCCGGCAAGTTGTGACGATGGAAGAAGAACCGGGGATCGGGCTCGCGGAGGTAAAGGAAGGCACAAACCTGTCCGAAGTGATTTCGGGGTTGAACGCCTTGGGCGTCTCGCCGCGGGATATGATTGACATCCTCAAGAGTATAAAGGCCGCCGGTGCGCTGCACGCGGAGTTTGTGGTCCGCTAA
- a CDS encoding flagellin translates to MTSTSIGDLAQSMATRMQMTRLKSNLNTLTTELSTGRKEDVAKQMRGEFSAVAALEGEMRALSSYDVAVREGSLLLDAAQVALTNIYDQVVDAGPDFLLTSEVSDSAMLKAAGQDAEQKLATVISSLNLSVAGRAIFGGVATDNPPLLSAEALLDELSTVVMGAATPQDTATLIDSWFNDAGGGFETVAYQGSPTAGLTIPVGPGETVSYSITAGDQAVRDVLASFATAALVARGSFDGDPTAQAEMLEIAGQSMLNAEASFSVLQAEVGTQQSFLEDARERIDASLNAHQMALNELYSADPYEVATQLEAISLQLETLYAVTSRLSGLSMTEYLR, encoded by the coding sequence ATGACCAGCACTTCCATCGGTGATCTGGCGCAAAGCATGGCGACGCGCATGCAGATGACCCGCCTCAAATCGAACCTGAACACGCTCACCACTGAACTGTCCACCGGTCGCAAGGAGGATGTGGCAAAGCAGATGCGCGGCGAATTTAGCGCGGTGGCGGCCCTTGAGGGTGAGATGCGCGCCCTGTCTTCTTATGATGTTGCTGTTCGCGAAGGCAGCTTGCTTCTGGATGCAGCGCAGGTGGCCCTGACCAATATCTACGATCAAGTGGTCGATGCAGGCCCGGATTTCCTCCTGACCAGCGAAGTATCGGATTCGGCGATGCTCAAGGCAGCCGGGCAAGACGCCGAACAGAAACTGGCAACTGTGATCTCTTCGTTGAACCTCTCGGTTGCTGGTCGCGCAATTTTCGGCGGCGTGGCAACGGACAACCCGCCTCTGCTCTCCGCAGAAGCGCTTCTCGATGAACTCAGCACGGTCGTGATGGGTGCAGCCACGCCTCAGGACACGGCAACCCTCATAGACAGCTGGTTCAACGATGCGGGCGGAGGATTCGAAACGGTCGCCTATCAGGGTTCTCCGACCGCTGGCCTCACGATACCGGTGGGCCCGGGGGAAACCGTTAGCTATTCCATCACGGCCGGGGATCAGGCGGTGCGAGATGTGCTCGCGTCCTTTGCAACCGCCGCCCTCGTGGCGCGCGGCAGTTTCGATGGCGATCCGACAGCGCAGGCGGAGATGCTCGAGATCGCAGGGCAGTCAATGTTGAATGCGGAGGCCAGCTTCTCAGTTCTGCAAGCTGAAGTCGGTACGCAACAATCCTTTCTGGAGGATGCGCGAGAACGGATCGATGCGTCCCTCAATGCGCATCAGATGGCTCTGAACGAACTCTATTCAGCTGATCCGTACGAGGTCGCCACGCAACTCGAGGCAATCTCACTGCAACTTGAAACGCTTTACGCGGTCACCTCACGTCTGAGCGGCCTGAGCATGACGGAGTATCTCAGATGA
- the flgK gene encoding flagellar hook-associated protein FlgK translates to MSVTSTLGNALSGLTAASKAASVVSSNIANATTEGYGVRQVQTTSVSLNGQGSGVQVVSVSRNVNEGVLADRRAADAAYAQAATLASFYGSVEGAIGLPGDEGSLSSEFSQFEAALVEAGSRPDSDARLANVVRAAESLAGTLNDLSADIQSERLEAEKEIARQVDNLNTSLAQIQDLNGDIRLQIAAGNDPLGLMDQRQVLIDQIATIVPVSVVDRDFGQVALITESGGVLLDGTAAEISFRDVGLITPDMTVASGGLYQVEINGSPVDSTSPNNPLKGGSLDALFEIRDELAVSAQGDVDAVARDLIERFQNSAIDPTLSAGEPGLFTDAGALVDPANEVGLAGRIELNARVDPAKGGEVWRVRTGLGATSPGDPGAGGIILALSDALSEPKVVASGSFSSIPRTAAALASDLLSTIGAARQASENEVSYTAAKWETLRSLELEGGVDTDAELQKLLMIETAYAANARVIQTVDEMLDLLLRI, encoded by the coding sequence ATGTCTGTCACTTCAACCCTCGGAAACGCCCTGTCCGGTCTTACGGCCGCGAGCAAGGCGGCCTCTGTCGTCTCTTCGAACATCGCGAATGCGACGACAGAGGGTTATGGGGTTCGACAAGTCCAGACCACGTCAGTCTCCCTGAATGGCCAAGGCTCGGGTGTTCAGGTCGTCAGCGTGTCCCGCAATGTCAATGAAGGCGTTCTGGCGGATCGACGCGCGGCAGACGCAGCCTATGCCCAAGCAGCGACCCTAGCCAGCTTCTATGGCAGTGTCGAAGGCGCAATCGGCCTGCCTGGGGATGAGGGCTCCTTGAGCTCGGAGTTTTCCCAGTTCGAAGCCGCCCTGGTTGAGGCGGGTAGTCGCCCGGACTCCGATGCTCGGCTCGCAAATGTGGTGAGAGCAGCTGAAAGCCTCGCCGGAACCCTCAATGATCTGAGCGCTGACATACAGTCGGAGCGGCTCGAAGCGGAAAAGGAGATCGCGCGCCAAGTCGATAATTTGAATACATCGCTCGCGCAAATCCAAGATCTGAATGGAGATATCCGGTTGCAGATCGCTGCCGGGAACGATCCCCTCGGCCTGATGGATCAAAGGCAGGTTCTCATAGATCAGATCGCCACCATTGTGCCGGTCTCCGTTGTGGACCGTGACTTCGGACAAGTCGCTCTGATCACCGAGAGTGGTGGGGTACTTCTGGACGGTACGGCAGCTGAGATCTCCTTTCGGGATGTCGGACTGATTACGCCTGACATGACGGTCGCATCAGGCGGCCTTTACCAGGTCGAAATCAACGGATCGCCCGTGGACTCAACGTCGCCCAACAATCCGCTTAAGGGGGGATCTCTGGATGCCCTGTTCGAGATCCGTGACGAACTGGCTGTCAGCGCCCAAGGGGATGTCGACGCGGTAGCGCGAGATCTTATCGAACGGTTCCAGAATTCCGCGATTGATCCAACACTGAGTGCAGGAGAACCCGGATTGTTCACGGATGCCGGAGCCCTTGTCGATCCGGCCAACGAGGTTGGTCTTGCCGGCCGCATCGAGTTGAATGCGCGGGTCGACCCCGCAAAGGGCGGCGAAGTCTGGCGCGTTCGCACCGGTCTCGGGGCAACGTCACCAGGGGACCCAGGCGCGGGTGGGATCATACTCGCGCTTTCGGATGCCTTGTCTGAGCCAAAGGTCGTCGCATCCGGATCTTTTTCTTCAATTCCGCGCACCGCGGCTGCTCTCGCAAGTGACTTGCTCTCCACGATTGGTGCCGCGCGACAGGCCTCGGAGAACGAGGTTTCCTATACTGCGGCGAAATGGGAAACGCTCAGGTCGCTAGAGCTAGAAGGCGGCGTCGACACGGATGCCGAGTTGCAAAAGCTTCTAATGATCGAAACAGCCTATGCGGCTAACGCGCGGGTTATTCAAACGGTCGACGAAATGCTCGACCTGTTGCTGAGGATCTGA